One region of Deinococcus koreensis genomic DNA includes:
- the hypB gene encoding hydrogenase nickel incorporation protein HypB, which produces MTTPESAAPRIVTVRQHILKANDQTAALNRQTFQAAGVRAINLVSSPGAGKTALLERTLRDLCGSLRMGVAVGDLATDNDAARLRQWGVQAEQIVTGTVCHLDAAMVRGVLERFDLGSLDVLFLENVGNLVCPSSYDLGEAARAVLISTTEGEDKPLKYPTMFNTADVVVVTKMDLAQAVDFDLALCRENIDRARPGVPVIELSSKRGTGLTAWFDFVRGA; this is translated from the coding sequence ATGACGACACCTGAATCGGCTGCCCCCCGCATCGTCACCGTGCGCCAGCACATCCTCAAAGCCAACGACCAGACGGCCGCGCTGAACCGGCAGACCTTCCAGGCGGCGGGCGTGCGGGCCATCAACCTGGTCTCCAGCCCCGGCGCGGGCAAGACGGCGCTGCTGGAACGCACGCTGCGAGACCTCTGCGGTTCACTTCGGATGGGCGTGGCGGTGGGCGACCTCGCCACCGACAACGACGCGGCCCGCCTGCGACAGTGGGGCGTGCAGGCGGAGCAGATCGTCACCGGCACGGTCTGCCACCTCGACGCCGCGATGGTGCGGGGCGTGCTGGAACGCTTCGACCTCGGCTCCCTGGACGTGCTGTTCCTGGAGAACGTCGGGAATCTGGTGTGCCCCTCCTCCTACGACCTGGGCGAGGCCGCCCGCGCCGTGCTGATCTCCACCACCGAGGGCGAGGACAAGCCGCTGAAGTACCCCACCATGTTCAACACCGCCGACGTGGTGGTGGTCACGAAGATGGATCTGGCCCAGGCCGTGGACTTCGACCTGGCCCTATGCCGTGAGAACATCGACCGGGCGCGGCCGGGGGTGCCGGTCATCGAGCTGAGCAGCAAGCGGGGGACGGGGCTGACGGCGTGGTTTGACTTTGTGCGGGGGGCGTAG
- a CDS encoding hydrogenase maturation nickel metallochaperone HypA, with translation MHEASIALALIDVANDVLREHGAARAQGLTVRIGQWSSVVPEALQAAFPACALGTGLEGARLSIVTVPGVGECRAHGAVELELTRGLRCPLCGLPTPMLLQGDELELDEVELVPGLTGSELIRAAPELPAPELPAPGLTDEEFAEVEKLIERDRSPQPDRDIDFD, from the coding sequence GTGCATGAAGCCTCCATCGCCCTCGCGCTGATTGACGTGGCGAACGACGTGCTGCGCGAACACGGCGCGGCGCGGGCCCAGGGGTTGACCGTGAGGATCGGCCAGTGGTCGAGCGTGGTGCCGGAAGCTCTACAGGCAGCCTTTCCCGCCTGCGCCCTGGGTACCGGGTTGGAGGGCGCCCGCCTGAGCATCGTGACTGTGCCCGGCGTGGGCGAGTGCAGGGCCCACGGCGCCGTCGAGCTGGAGCTGACACGCGGCCTGCGCTGCCCCCTCTGCGGTCTGCCCACGCCGATGCTGCTCCAGGGAGACGAACTGGAGCTGGATGAGGTGGAGTTGGTTCCTGGGCTGACGGGCTCTGAACTGATCCGAGCAGCGCCCGAACTGCCAGCACCCGAACTGCCAGCACCCGGACTGACGGACGAGGAGTTCGCCGAGGTTGAGAAGTTGATTGAGCGTGACAGAAGCCCGCAACCAGACCGAGATATTGATTTCGACTGA
- the ureC gene encoding urease subunit alpha: MRVTRRQYADLYGPTTGDRVRLGDTGLLIEVERDHTTYGEEVKFGGGKVIRDGLGQSSAATRADPDVPDLVITNALILDHWGVVKADVGVKDGRITAIGKAGNPGTQDGVSRGLTIGASTEIIAGEGHILTAGGVDTHIHFIAPQQCWAALESGVTTMIGGGTGPTAGTSATTCTPGEWHIWRMLESLAGLPLNFGLLGKGNASTEPPLAEQIRAGALGLKLHEDWGTTPAAIHAALSVAERYDVQVAIHTDTLNESGFVEDSIRAFAGRTIHTFHTEGAGGGHAPDIIRVAGLPNVLPSSTNPTMPFTVNTLHEHLDMLMVCHHLSPRIPEDVSFAESRIRPETIAAEDVLHDLGVFSMMSSDSQAMGRVGEVITRTWQTAHKMKRQRGPLEIPGLGSDSRADNLRARRYVAKYTINPAIAHGIAHEVGSVEVGKLADLVLWKPAFFGAKTALVLKGGLVVAAQMGDANASIPTPQPVYPRPMFAAHGGGMDATCLHFVSAVSLEEGGLPELGRRYSAVKGTRTIGKADMILNAGTPDIHVNPETYEVRVDGELVTCEPLDDLPLAQKYFLF, encoded by the coding sequence ATGCGCGTGACCCGCCGCCAGTACGCCGACCTGTACGGCCCGACCACCGGCGACCGCGTGCGGCTGGGCGACACGGGCCTGCTGATCGAGGTCGAGCGCGACCACACCACCTACGGCGAGGAGGTCAAGTTCGGCGGCGGCAAGGTCATCCGCGACGGGCTGGGGCAGAGCAGCGCCGCGACCCGCGCCGATCCGGACGTGCCCGATCTGGTCATCACCAATGCGCTGATCCTCGACCACTGGGGTGTCGTGAAGGCCGACGTGGGCGTGAAAGACGGGCGAATCACGGCCATAGGCAAGGCGGGGAATCCGGGCACCCAGGACGGGGTGAGCCGGGGGCTGACCATCGGGGCCAGCACCGAGATCATCGCGGGCGAGGGGCACATCCTGACCGCCGGCGGGGTGGACACCCACATCCACTTCATCGCGCCGCAGCAGTGCTGGGCGGCGCTGGAGTCGGGCGTGACCACCATGATCGGTGGCGGCACCGGCCCCACGGCGGGCACCAGCGCGACCACCTGCACGCCGGGCGAGTGGCATATCTGGCGGATGCTCGAAAGCCTCGCCGGTCTGCCGCTGAACTTCGGGCTGCTGGGCAAGGGCAACGCCAGCACCGAGCCTCCGCTGGCCGAGCAGATCCGCGCCGGGGCGCTGGGCCTCAAGCTGCACGAGGACTGGGGCACCACGCCCGCCGCCATCCACGCCGCCCTCAGTGTGGCCGAACGGTACGACGTGCAGGTCGCCATCCACACCGATACGCTGAACGAGTCGGGCTTCGTCGAGGACTCCATCCGGGCCTTTGCCGGGCGCACCATCCACACCTTCCACACCGAGGGGGCGGGCGGCGGGCACGCGCCGGACATCATCCGGGTGGCGGGGCTGCCGAACGTGCTCCCCAGTTCGACCAACCCGACCATGCCGTTCACGGTGAACACGCTTCACGAGCACCTCGACATGCTGATGGTGTGCCACCACCTCTCGCCGCGGATTCCCGAGGACGTCTCTTTTGCCGAGAGCCGCATCCGCCCCGAGACGATCGCCGCCGAGGACGTGCTGCACGACCTGGGCGTGTTCTCCATGATGAGCAGCGACTCGCAGGCGATGGGCCGGGTGGGCGAGGTCATCACGCGCACGTGGCAGACGGCCCACAAGATGAAGCGGCAGCGCGGCCCGCTGGAGATTCCCGGCCTGGGCAGCGACTCCCGCGCCGACAACCTGCGGGCGCGGCGCTACGTCGCCAAGTACACCATCAATCCGGCCATCGCCCACGGCATCGCACACGAGGTCGGCTCGGTGGAGGTCGGCAAGCTGGCCGATCTGGTGCTCTGGAAACCGGCGTTTTTCGGGGCCAAGACCGCGCTTGTTCTCAAGGGCGGCCTGGTGGTCGCCGCGCAGATGGGCGACGCGAACGCCTCCATTCCCACGCCGCAACCCGTCTACCCGCGCCCCATGTTCGCCGCCCACGGGGGCGGGATGGACGCGACCTGCCTGCATTTCGTCTCGGCGGTCAGTCTGGAGGAGGGAGGGTTGCCCGAGCTGGGCCGCCGCTACAGCGCGGTGAAGGGCACCCGCACCATCGGCAAGGCGGACATGATCCTGAACGCCGGAACGCCCGACATCCACGTCAACCCCGAGACCTATGAGGTGCGCGTGGACGGCGAACTGGTGACCTGCGAGCCGCTGGACGACTTGCCGCTTGCGCAGAAGTATTTCCTGTTCTGA
- a CDS encoding urease subunit beta gives MQLTERERDKLLIFTAAQVARARRERGLKLNHPEAVALITAEVLEGIRDGRGVADLMGWGATILSADDVMDGVPELIHDIQVEGTFPDGTKLVTIHDPIRGGRSEVVPGEYLLQDGEIELNAGRPVTPLRVANTADRPIQVGSHFHFFEVNAGLHFDRDSAYGQRLDIPAGTAVRFEPGEERDVTLVPLGGTRTVYGMNALVSGELDAEGMKAAALQRAREQGFEGAE, from the coding sequence ATGCAACTCACCGAACGCGAACGCGACAAACTCCTGATCTTCACGGCCGCTCAGGTCGCCCGCGCCCGCCGCGAGCGGGGCCTGAAGCTCAACCACCCCGAGGCCGTGGCGCTCATCACCGCCGAGGTGCTGGAGGGCATCAGAGATGGCCGGGGCGTGGCCGACCTGATGGGCTGGGGCGCCACGATCCTGAGCGCCGACGACGTGATGGACGGCGTGCCCGAGCTTATCCACGACATCCAGGTCGAGGGCACCTTCCCGGACGGCACCAAGCTGGTGACCATCCACGACCCCATCCGGGGCGGGCGCAGCGAGGTCGTGCCCGGCGAGTACCTGCTGCAGGACGGCGAGATCGAGCTGAACGCCGGGCGCCCCGTGACGCCGCTGAGGGTCGCCAACACCGCCGACCGGCCCATCCAGGTGGGCAGCCATTTCCACTTCTTCGAGGTCAACGCGGGCCTGCACTTCGACCGCGACAGCGCTTACGGGCAGCGCCTGGACATCCCCGCCGGCACGGCCGTGCGCTTTGAGCCCGGCGAGGAGCGCGACGTGACACTCGTGCCGCTGGGCGGCACCCGGACGGTCTACGGCATGAACGCCCTGGTGAGCGGCGAACTGGACGCCGAGGGAATGAAGGCGGCGGCGCTACAGCGGGCACGGGAGCAGGGATTCGAAGGGGCGGAGTGA
- a CDS encoding HD-GYP domain-containing protein has protein sequence MTSTALPAPPDLASAFQDVRTALHAGDPAHLDRCWDEVLQALCTVLPGVQRASLAIRSGSHFSVRAVAGYPVHLRGLALPTYTERAWYGQGDDLWRRGVPRSLEGEALHAHLAAIERMFPPLAHFETLRAQASLAELRWNVLLPIALDGQVRAHLNLDGFTPHGRPPSLPPALGTWLGSLLEEAQAQAPGLLEEHHALRVIAHLGETLRPIQDPELLLTTGLHETVSGFGAADAFISDGLHLDVLGRRLRVPAPADEQGLAEVLGTLGFASPSTISEVCGPRLIGLIWTGPPRPQPLASTALRGVAERVHYATIRATEEVRLRAARNHALEMVGVVLEARDLETRGHTQRVAGLAGRLGEALRLPPDLLEALHLGALLHDLGKIALPDQVLLKSGALNEAEWTWIRRHPQLGYDLAARLPSLPAEALDVILHHHERWDGSGYPHGLAHDRIGYLARLFSVVDTYDALTSVRPYKAAWSPQQAREELRSQSGRQFDPQAVAAFLTLDLDAE, from the coding sequence ATGACGTCCACCGCCCTGCCCGCACCCCCCGACCTCGCCAGCGCCTTCCAGGACGTCCGAACCGCCCTGCACGCCGGCGACCCGGCGCACCTTGACCGCTGCTGGGACGAGGTGCTGCAGGCGCTGTGCACCGTGCTTCCAGGCGTGCAGCGCGCGTCCCTGGCGATCCGGAGCGGCTCGCACTTCAGCGTGCGGGCGGTCGCCGGCTATCCGGTTCACCTGCGCGGACTGGCGCTGCCCACCTACACCGAGCGCGCCTGGTACGGTCAGGGCGACGACCTGTGGCGGCGGGGGGTGCCGCGCAGCCTCGAGGGTGAGGCGCTGCACGCCCACCTGGCCGCCATCGAACGGATGTTCCCGCCCCTGGCCCACTTCGAGACGCTGCGGGCACAGGCCAGCCTCGCCGAGCTGCGCTGGAATGTGCTGCTGCCCATCGCCCTGGACGGTCAGGTTCGGGCCCACCTCAACCTCGACGGCTTCACCCCACACGGCCGCCCGCCGTCCCTGCCACCCGCCCTGGGCACCTGGCTGGGCAGCCTGCTGGAGGAAGCTCAGGCACAGGCACCGGGACTGCTCGAGGAGCACCATGCCCTGCGGGTGATCGCTCACCTGGGCGAGACCCTCCGGCCCATACAGGATCCTGAACTGCTGCTCACCACCGGGCTGCACGAGACGGTCAGCGGCTTCGGGGCGGCCGACGCCTTCATCAGCGACGGCCTCCATCTGGACGTGCTGGGCCGCCGCCTGCGGGTGCCCGCTCCCGCCGACGAGCAGGGCTTAGCGGAGGTGCTGGGCACCCTGGGCTTCGCCTCGCCCAGCACAATTTCCGAGGTCTGCGGGCCACGGCTGATCGGGCTGATCTGGACGGGCCCGCCGCGCCCTCAACCGCTGGCCTCGACCGCGCTGCGGGGCGTGGCTGAGCGGGTTCACTATGCCACCATCCGCGCCACTGAAGAAGTGCGGCTCCGTGCGGCGCGCAATCACGCGCTGGAGATGGTGGGCGTCGTGCTGGAGGCGCGGGATCTGGAGACCCGCGGCCATACCCAGCGGGTGGCGGGACTGGCGGGCCGGCTCGGCGAGGCGCTCAGACTTCCGCCGGATCTGCTCGAAGCGCTGCACCTGGGGGCGCTGCTGCACGACCTGGGCAAGATCGCCCTGCCGGATCAGGTGCTTCTTAAATCCGGCGCCCTGAACGAGGCCGAGTGGACCTGGATCCGCCGCCATCCTCAACTCGGGTACGATCTGGCCGCCCGGCTGCCCAGCCTGCCGGCCGAGGCGCTGGACGTGATCCTCCATCACCACGAACGCTGGGACGGCTCCGGCTACCCTCATGGGCTGGCGCATGACCGGATCGGGTATCTGGCCCGGCTGTTCAGCGTGGTCGACACCTATGACGCCCTGACCAGCGTGCGGCCCTACAAAGCCGCGTGGAGCCCGCAGCAGGCCCGGGAGGAGCTGCGCAGCCAGAGTGGACGTCAGTTTGATCCGCAGGCCGTGGCCGCCTTCCTGACCCTGGATCTGGACGCAGAGTGA
- a CDS encoding dihydrofolate reductase, whose protein sequence is MSPRLTFVVAMAENRVIGKDGDLPWRLPADLFHFKRLTLGKPVVMGRKVYDSLQRPLPERHNIVLSRNPGYHAPGCTVVTSPDAALDAAGDVPEVMIIGGEEIYRLYLPQTDRVELTLVHAQIVGDTWFPELPGEWREVARRERPADERNRYDLSFLTLEPA, encoded by the coding sequence GTGAGCCCACGCCTCACCTTCGTCGTGGCGATGGCCGAAAACCGCGTGATCGGGAAGGATGGAGACCTGCCCTGGCGCCTGCCCGCCGACCTCTTCCACTTCAAACGGCTGACCTTGGGCAAGCCGGTGGTCATGGGCCGCAAGGTCTACGACTCGCTTCAGCGTCCCCTGCCGGAGCGGCACAACATCGTCCTGAGCCGCAACCCTGGGTACCATGCGCCGGGCTGCACCGTCGTGACGTCTCCCGATGCTGCCCTGGACGCCGCCGGAGACGTGCCCGAGGTCATGATCATCGGCGGCGAGGAGATCTACCGGCTGTACCTGCCTCAGACTGACCGCGTGGAGCTGACGCTCGTTCACGCGCAGATCGTGGGCGACACCTGGTTTCCCGAGCTGCCTGGCGAATGGAGAGAAGTCGCCCGCCGCGAGCGCCCCGCCGATGAGCGCAACCGGTATGACCTGAGCTTCCTGACGCTTGAACCGGCCTGA